DNA from Pajaroellobacter abortibovis:
CTAGAAAGGGAGGGGTGCTCTCTTGAAGCATGATTTTTGCTCAGCTTTTTGTAAGCTTTAGCTTTTGGAGATGAGGAATGTGGTCCACACTAACGTGATCAGTCCAAGCACCAGCCATACGAGGGGTAACAACATCTTCCATTTAGGTGACCTGGCCGAACGCGAAGAAGAAGGTTGGATCGGAAAAGGATTTCGTAGATTGGGTCTCTCAGTAGAGAGGTGGGTGGTGGTAGGTGCAGCAAAAGGAGGAGGGGGGAGCGGCTGTTTTTCCGACAGGGTCCATACAGCACCCTCTAATGTGTCATCTCTTGAGTTGTGAAGTGCGTTCAAAGGAGAGTGTGATGAATGTTCCCCTTTTTGTATGGGAGGGAGGGAGTTTTTCGCACCCGAGTTTTGAGAAGGGAGGGAAGTGAATTCCAGTAGCACTTCTTGGATCAGTTGGTTAATCCACGAATTTTCCTTATTCCGTGCACCCTTGCGGGTTCCGACACTTTCTTGGACCAATTGCGCGATATCAAAGCTGCTGACGGGTGTTCCATAAGAAAAGAGGAATCGGCATAGGTCTTTCCCAAGTTCCTCTGCGGTACCGTATCGGTCACCGGGCAGTTTTGCTAAGCTACGATGAATAATTTGCTCGAACAAAGGAGGAACATTATGGTTGAGCGAAGAGAGGGGAGGAACAGCAGCCTGTTGCACTTTTTGTACTGTTTGAAGATCAGTCTCCCCTAGAAAAAGGCGTCTTCCCGCAAGTAGTTCCCATAAAATGATCCCTACTGCAAAAATGTCGGTTCGTGTGTCGACAGTATATCCAAAGGCTGCTTCGGGTGAAAGATAACTGTATTTTCCCTTGATAATGCCAGGTTGGGAACGTTCTAGTTGTGAATTCGCTTTAGCGAGACCGAAGTCTACGATTTTGACTTCGCCGTATTTGGTGATCAAAATGTTAGGGGGTGAGACGTCGCGATGCACGATCCCAAGGGGTGATCCTTCTGCATTTTTCAGGGTGTGAGCATAAGCAAGCCCTTTGCAAATTTCGTGACCGATCCAAGCGGCAAAGGCGATGGGAAGGGTTTGAGAAGATTTTTTCATATATTCCGAAATGGTTTTTAAACTGGCTCCATCCACAAATTCCATCGCAATAAAGTAAGTGTCTTTTCCCACACCGATGTCGAATACCTGGACGCAGTTCGAATGATTGAGATTGGCGCTGAGACGGGCTTCGTCGAGGAACATCGAGATAAATTCTTTTTTTTTCACCAATTCGGGGAGCACGCGTTTGATGGCGACCTGCTTGCGGAATCCTTGAAGACCGATACTTTCAGCTCGAAATACTTCGGCCATCCCTCCTGATTCTAATCTGTCAAGGACTCGATATCGCTGTTGAAAATTAACCATACTAAGCTTTGCTGTTTAGAAGAGATTCTCTTAGCAAGAGGCCACCCAATAAAATTAACGTGCCATTTGATTTGCTTTGAATTTACATTGGATTGAAGGCTTTTTCTATGGTCTCTTTTTGGCCTTGTGCATTGATATGCTCGCTACAGTCCTCAGTACAGCTCTGGTGTGCCTTAAGGCTTATCCGATTGGCGTTTAAGTAGAAGTAACGAGAGGGGTCCCTCCCTTTGATTTAGTGTGGTTTGCAGAGTTTGTGGTTCGGAGGAGTCGAGTTAGGGTGAAAAGCGCTTTGTCAAAGTTTGAGATCGATTTGGGGGGTCGTTAGAGCGTTGTGAATTTAGCCCCTGCAGATGTGAAAAGGGAGGGACCAATTTTGATTTAACGATTACTGTGACTATGCTTGCTGCGCTGCAGGTGATCCCTCTCGACCTGTTGAGGGGTATATTCCTTCTCGGTGAACTGTCTTTAACGGAATGCGTACATCCAGTTCGCGGCGTTCTGCCTCAGCTCCTCAGTTTACAGTGCACTTCGATCGATCGCATCTTGCACTCCGAGGAAATGAAGCTGAGGCCGCTCTTGTCCAAGGATTAACAATCCATACGGTCTCGCTTCTATTGAAGCGACTTGTCAAATTCATTCGGGGAGAGATTCGATTGCCTGGGATCTTGCCCCAACTTTCCTACCAAGAAGCACTCGAAGTGGCTGCTACGTATAACCTGATGGGTTGTGAATGGCTCATACAGATCAGCCAAGCTATCTGCGACCTTTCCGAGCTCCTTATCATACAATCAGCAAAGAAGCTCTGATTGGAGGTGGGGAAGATTTGCGCCCTGGGGAAATAACCCTTGCTCACCATGGTGTTCTTTTTCTGGATGAATTGCCCGAATTTTGTCGCTCTACCTTGGAATCGTTGCATCGGCCTTTGGAGGATGGGATGATGCATATTTCGCGTGCTCACGGTTGTCCATTCCATGCCGCTCTTAGTCTATGCCATGAATCCTTGCCCATGCGGATGCGAAGGGGATGGGACGGAGTAATGCCTTTGTAAGCAAGAACAAATAAGGGTCTCCCGCCATCGGATCAGCGGTTCTCTCCTCGATCGTATCGATGTACATGTCATTTTACTTCCTCTGAAAGTAAGACAGTTGCAAAATAAGGTCTCGAAGCGGAGTCGACATTGGTTGTGCGTCAACGTGTGAAAGAAGCGCGAAATGTTCAAAAGATGCGGTTGGGACAAAACAAAGTACGAGCATTTCCCAATGCGCTGCTCTCGCTTCGAGAATGAGAGCAAATCACTTCTCTATGCAAATCTGGGCGCCATTTGTTTTGGATATTGCGATGAGCAACCTTTATCCCCCCGCAAGGGAGGCAGGTCGAGATTCGAGGGCCTGACACGGGGAGGCAGACTACTTTGGCTTTGCATGCTGTTGCGGCAATGCAGCTTCTTGCGGGATTGATGTGGAAGAAAAGTCAAGCAAGGGCTCTTTCTGTGCGTCTGCGTCTCTTTTTTCTTTCTTTTCTTTAGTGCGTTTACAGAAAAGGGAAGTTTTGGTTATGGCTTTTCCGGGTGGAGCTGCAAAACAATTGCGTCAAAGCTGGTGGATGGATAGGGTGTGCTATTTTTTGTCTTGGTTTCAGCTGGTGATCTCTCCTGCCATCTCTAGACAAGGGTGGTACAGTGGAATTCGTGGGGCTTTGGTTCGTGTGTTCGCGCGTCATACCGGAGGAGAATCTGGTTCTTCATGGGGGGGATCCATTCGGCTCTTCATCCAGTATGGGCAATAGATTGAACGGGAGAAGGTCTTAAGTTGTTGCTGATTTCGGTTGCGCCATCCAGCGAGGTAAGCAATGATTTCAGTGCCTTTAATTTCACCCAGCACGATCAGTAAAACGAAGTAAAGAATGCACAATGCGAGGGCGATGAATGGCAAGACTAAGATTGGGAGGTGTGAGAAGCGATGCCCGATCATTACGACACTACCCCACGCTATTAGA
Protein-coding regions in this window:
- a CDS encoding serine/threonine protein kinase produces the protein MVNFQQRYRVLDRLESGGMAEVFRAESIGLQGFRKQVAIKRVLPELVKKKEFISMFLDEARLSANLNHSNCVQVFDIGVGKDTYFIAMEFVDGASLKTISEYMKKSSQTLPIAFAAWIGHEICKGLAYAHTLKNAEGSPLGIVHRDVSPPNILITKYGEVKIVDFGLAKANSQLERSQPGIIKGKYSYLSPEAAFGYTVDTRTDIFAVGIILWELLAGRRLFLGETDLQTVQKVQQAAVPPLSSLNHNVPPLFEQIIHRSLAKLPGDRYGTAEELGKDLCRFLFSYGTPVSSFDIAQLVQESVGTRKGARNKENSWINQLIQEVLLEFTSLPSQNSGAKNSLPPIQKGEHSSHSPLNALHNSRDDTLEGAVWTLSEKQPLPPPPFAAPTTTHLSTERPNLRNPFPIQPSSSRSARSPKWKMLLPLVWLVLGLITLVWTTFLISKS
- a CDS encoding ATP-binding protein, translating into MAHTDQPSYLRPFRAPYHTISKEALIGGGEDLRPGEITLAHHGVLFLDELPEFCRSTLESLHRPLEDGMMHISRAHGCPFHAALSLCHESLPMRMRRGWDGVMPL